The following coding sequences lie in one Mesorhizobium sp. NZP2298 genomic window:
- a CDS encoding SlyX family protein yields MTMPADRLTTLEIRAAEQEKTIEELSGQIAEQWAVIERMQRKLDALTERFLALEEQAAPDVPVTKPPHW; encoded by the coding sequence ATGACCATGCCCGCCGACCGGCTGACGACGCTGGAAATCCGCGCCGCAGAGCAGGAGAAGACCATCGAGGAATTGTCGGGCCAGATCGCCGAGCAGTGGGCGGTGATCGAGCGCATGCAGCGCAAGCTTGACGCCCTGACCGAGCGCTTCCTGGCGTTGGAGGAACAGGCGGCGCCCGACGTGCCCGTGACCAAGCCGCCGCACTGGTAG
- a CDS encoding ABC transporter ATP-binding protein gives MVQAAIELIGINKSFGAVRANRDINLEIARGTIHGIVGENGAGKSTLMSILYGFYQADSGEIRVGGKPASIKTPNDAIALGIGMVHQHFMLVDNFSVLENIILGAENDALLKTSIAKARSELERLEREYGLEVDPDAIIEELPVGLQQRVEILKALYRGAEILILDEPTGVLTPAEADHLFRILRQLKEQGKTVVLITHKLREIMAITDTVSVMRQGTMVATRETKKTTVEELAELMVGRRVLLRVEKGEAQAGAVKLAVEKLTVKDTRGVTMVDDISFDVRAGEIVGIAGVAGNGQSELLEAISGIRRAVSGSVLLDGKPIDLTGAADPGELRDRGLAHVPEDRHHVGLVLAFEEHENSILGYHDDPRYLKGPFLNVDAIMADARDKIEKYDIRPANPRLKTANFSGGNQQKIVLAREIEQDPGVLIVGQPTRGVDVGAIEFIHKRLIAMRDQGKAVLVVSVELDEIRSLSDRILVMFAGRIVGERGPEATEGELGLLMAGVERQEAAL, from the coding sequence ATGGTGCAAGCGGCAATCGAACTGATTGGCATCAACAAGAGTTTCGGCGCGGTTCGCGCCAACCGCGACATCAATCTGGAGATCGCGCGCGGCACCATCCACGGCATTGTCGGCGAGAACGGCGCCGGCAAGTCGACGCTGATGTCGATCCTCTACGGCTTCTACCAGGCCGACAGCGGCGAGATCCGCGTCGGCGGCAAGCCGGCTTCGATCAAGACGCCGAATGACGCCATCGCGCTCGGCATCGGCATGGTGCACCAGCATTTCATGCTGGTCGACAACTTCTCGGTGCTGGAAAACATCATCCTCGGCGCCGAGAACGATGCGCTCCTCAAGACCAGCATCGCCAAGGCGCGTTCGGAGCTGGAGCGGCTGGAGCGCGAATACGGGCTGGAGGTCGATCCAGACGCCATCATCGAGGAACTGCCGGTCGGCCTGCAGCAGCGCGTCGAGATCCTCAAGGCACTCTACCGCGGCGCCGAGATCCTGATCCTCGACGAGCCGACGGGCGTGTTGACGCCAGCCGAGGCCGACCACCTCTTCCGCATCCTCAGGCAGCTGAAGGAACAGGGCAAGACGGTGGTGCTGATCACCCACAAGCTGCGCGAGATCATGGCCATCACCGACACCGTGTCGGTGATGCGCCAGGGCACGATGGTGGCGACCAGGGAGACGAAGAAGACCACTGTCGAGGAACTGGCCGAACTGATGGTCGGTCGGCGCGTGCTCTTGAGGGTCGAGAAGGGCGAGGCGCAAGCCGGTGCCGTCAAGCTCGCGGTCGAGAAGCTGACGGTCAAGGATACGCGCGGCGTCACGATGGTCGACGACATCTCCTTCGACGTGCGCGCCGGGGAGATCGTCGGCATTGCCGGTGTCGCCGGCAATGGTCAATCCGAACTGCTGGAGGCGATTTCCGGAATCAGGCGTGCCGTTTCCGGCTCGGTCCTGCTCGACGGCAAGCCGATCGACCTGACCGGGGCGGCCGATCCGGGCGAACTGCGCGACCGGGGGCTGGCCCACGTGCCGGAGGATCGCCACCATGTCGGCCTGGTGCTGGCCTTCGAGGAGCACGAGAATTCGATCCTCGGCTATCACGACGACCCCCGCTATCTCAAAGGGCCGTTCCTCAACGTCGATGCCATCATGGCCGATGCCAGGGACAAGATCGAGAAATACGATATCCGTCCGGCCAATCCGCGCCTGAAGACCGCCAATTTCTCCGGCGGCAACCAACAGAAGATCGTGCTGGCGCGGGAGATCGAACAGGATCCCGGCGTGCTGATCGTCGGCCAGCCGACGCGCGGCGTCGATGTCGGCGCCATCGAATTCATCCACAAGCGCCTGATCGCCATGCGCGACCAGGGCAAGGCGGTGCTGGTTGTGTCGGTCGAGCTCGACGAGATCCGCTCGCTCTCCGACCGCATCCTGGTGATGTTTGCCGGCCGCATCGTCGGCGAGCGCGGTCCGGAGGCGACCGAGGGCGAGCTTGGCCTGCTGATGGCGGGTGTCGAGCGCCAGGAGGCCGCCCTTTGA
- the deoA gene encoding thymidine phosphorylase has product MLPQEIIRHKRDGHRLSAGEIAAFIDGVTSGAVTDGQAAAFAMAVFFNGMNRDEAVALTLAMRDSGDVLDWSDLPGPVTDKHSTGGVGDNVSLMLAPIVAACGAYVPMISGRGLGHTGGTLDKMDAIPGYTSQPDIALFRKAVLETGCAIIGQTGDLAPADRRLYAIRDVTGTVESVPLITASILSKKLAAGLGSLVLDVKVGNGAFMEKSRDATALANSLVEVASGTGLKVSALITGMSEPLASAAGNAVEVRNAVDFLTGRLRDKRLEDVTLALAAEMLQSAGLVSSNQDGMRRATETLTSGRAAATFARMVAVLGGPTDFIERPEKYLPDAPTEFVVKTTANGFVTGIATRDIGLAVVGLGGGRTRPDDKVDPAVGITRLLPIGAEVHVGDALALIHARSPSDAEVAAATVVSAYAIGASKPPADKTVIRRILPRG; this is encoded by the coding sequence ATGCTTCCGCAGGAAATCATCCGCCACAAGCGAGACGGCCACAGGCTCTCGGCCGGTGAAATCGCTGCCTTCATCGACGGCGTGACCTCGGGCGCCGTCACCGATGGCCAGGCCGCGGCTTTCGCCATGGCGGTGTTCTTCAACGGTATGAACCGCGACGAGGCCGTGGCGTTGACGCTCGCCATGCGCGATTCCGGCGACGTGCTCGACTGGTCGGACCTGCCCGGCCCGGTCACCGACAAGCATTCGACCGGCGGCGTCGGCGACAATGTCTCGCTGATGCTGGCGCCGATCGTCGCCGCCTGCGGCGCCTATGTGCCGATGATCTCGGGCCGCGGCCTTGGCCATACTGGCGGCACGCTGGACAAGATGGATGCGATCCCCGGTTACACCAGCCAGCCCGATATCGCGCTGTTTCGCAAGGCGGTGCTGGAAACGGGCTGTGCCATCATCGGCCAGACCGGCGACCTGGCGCCGGCCGACCGCCGGCTCTATGCCATCCGTGACGTCACCGGCACCGTGGAATCGGTGCCGCTGATAACCGCCTCGATCCTGTCGAAGAAGCTGGCAGCCGGCCTGGGCTCGCTGGTGCTCGACGTCAAGGTCGGCAACGGCGCCTTCATGGAGAAGTCGCGCGACGCGACCGCGCTCGCCAACAGCCTCGTCGAGGTCGCCAGCGGCACCGGGCTAAAGGTTTCGGCGCTGATCACCGGCATGAGCGAACCGCTGGCCTCGGCCGCCGGCAATGCCGTCGAGGTGCGCAACGCCGTCGATTTCCTCACCGGCCGTCTTCGCGACAAGCGGCTGGAGGACGTGACGCTGGCGCTGGCCGCCGAAATGCTGCAGTCGGCGGGGCTGGTGTCGTCCAACCAGGATGGCATGCGGCGCGCCACGGAGACGCTTACCAGCGGCCGCGCCGCCGCCACCTTCGCGCGCATGGTGGCGGTGCTTGGCGGCCCAACGGATTTCATCGAGAGGCCGGAAAAATATTTGCCCGACGCGCCAACCGAATTCGTGGTCAAGACGACGGCTAACGGGTTCGTCACCGGCATCGCCACCCGCGACATCGGGCTTGCGGTGGTTGGCCTGGGCGGCGGGCGCACAAGGCCTGACGATAAGGTCGACCCGGCGGTCGGCATCACCAGGCTGCTGCCCATAGGCGCGGAAGTACATGTTGGAGATGCTCTGGCGTTGATCCACGCCCGCTCACCCTCTGATGCCGAGGTCGCCGCCGCGACTGTGGTTTCGGCCTATGCGATCGGCGCTTCGAAACCACCGGCGGACAAAACCGTCATCCGGCGGATCTTGCCGCGCGGCTGA
- a CDS encoding ABC transporter permease gives MDLLNAVVQVLDSTIRLSVPLLLACLAGLFSERSGIFDIGLEGKMLVGAFAGAAAASVFHSAFLGLGMAILISVAFAMVHGFASITHRGNQIVSGVAINFIAAGSTIILGQAWFQQGGRTPALQPGERFESITADVISNFLSTYSFNTASLTDVLASIRGLILYLPALLFDALARIPGFGPVFAELVLGHSILVYFAFAMVPFTWWVLFRTRFGLRLRAVGENPAAVDTAGISVAWLRYRALICTGILTGVAGAYLSMVQNGGFVKDMTAGKGYIALAALIFAKWKPVNAMFACLLFGFLDAAAIRLQGSPLPIIGKVPVQFMQALPYILTVILLAGFIGKAIPPRAGGVPYVKER, from the coding sequence ATGGATCTTCTCAACGCTGTCGTCCAGGTCCTCGACTCCACCATCCGCCTTTCGGTGCCGCTGTTGCTCGCCTGCCTTGCCGGCCTCTTCTCCGAGCGATCCGGCATCTTCGACATCGGCCTGGAAGGCAAGATGCTGGTCGGCGCCTTCGCCGGGGCGGCCGCGGCCTCGGTCTTCCACTCGGCCTTTCTCGGCCTTGGCATGGCCATCCTGATCTCGGTCGCCTTCGCCATGGTGCACGGCTTCGCCTCCATCACCCATCGCGGCAACCAGATCGTGTCCGGCGTGGCAATCAACTTCATCGCCGCCGGATCGACCATCATCCTGGGCCAGGCCTGGTTCCAGCAAGGCGGGCGCACCCCGGCCCTGCAGCCGGGCGAACGGTTTGAATCGATAACGGCTGATGTGATCTCGAACTTCTTGTCCACCTACAGCTTCAACACCGCAAGCCTCACCGATGTCCTGGCTTCGATACGCGGGCTCATCCTTTATCTGCCGGCGCTGCTGTTCGATGCGCTCGCCAGGATCCCCGGCTTCGGCCCGGTGTTCGCCGAGCTTGTGCTTGGTCATTCCATCCTCGTCTATTTCGCCTTCGCGATGGTGCCGTTCACCTGGTGGGTGCTGTTTCGCACCCGCTTCGGCCTCAGGCTGCGCGCCGTCGGCGAGAACCCGGCCGCCGTCGACACCGCCGGCATCTCGGTCGCCTGGCTGCGCTATCGCGCGCTGATCTGCACCGGCATCCTGACCGGCGTCGCCGGCGCCTATCTGTCGATGGTGCAGAATGGCGGCTTCGTGAAGGACATGACCGCCGGCAAGGGCTACATCGCGCTCGCCGCGCTGATCTTTGCCAAATGGAAGCCGGTCAACGCCATGTTCGCCTGCCTGCTGTTCGGCTTCCTCGATGCCGCGGCAATCCGCCTGCAGGGCTCGCCGCTGCCGATCATCGGCAAGGTGCCCGTGCAGTTCATGCAGGCGCTGCCCTATATCCTCACCGTCATCCTGCTCGCCGGCTTCATCGGCAAGGCAATCCCGCCACGTGCCGGCGGCGTGCCCTACGTCAAGGAACGCTAG
- a CDS encoding BMP family lipoprotein, producing the protein MKRIVLGLLAATAMVLPAFAADVQPAILYDLGGKFDKSFNEAAYHGAEKFKTETGTPYVEFEVSNASQREQALRRFAEDGHNPIVMAGFAWEDALKKVAAEYPDLNFAIIDDAVDLPNVRSLVFKENEGSYLVGIMAAMASKSKKVSFIGGMDIPLIRKFECGYVGGAKAAGATEVIQNMTGDTPAAWNDPAKGGEIAKTQIDQGSDVVYAAAGGTGVGVLQAAADAGKLGIGVDSNQNGLQPGKVLTSMMKRVDVAVYTAFMDGKNGTFKGGLENLGLKEGGVDYAMDDNNKALVTDEMKAAVEKAKADIIAGKIQVHDYTADNACPY; encoded by the coding sequence ATGAAACGTATCGTTCTCGGCCTCCTGGCCGCAACCGCAATGGTTCTTCCGGCTTTCGCCGCCGATGTCCAGCCGGCCATCCTCTATGATCTGGGCGGCAAGTTCGACAAATCCTTCAACGAGGCAGCCTACCATGGCGCCGAGAAGTTCAAGACCGAGACCGGCACGCCCTATGTCGAGTTCGAGGTGTCCAACGCCTCGCAGCGCGAGCAGGCGCTGCGCCGCTTCGCCGAGGACGGCCACAACCCGATCGTCATGGCCGGCTTCGCCTGGGAGGACGCGCTGAAGAAGGTCGCGGCCGAATACCCCGATCTCAACTTCGCCATCATCGACGATGCCGTCGACCTGCCCAATGTCCGCTCGCTGGTGTTCAAGGAGAACGAAGGCTCCTACCTCGTCGGCATCATGGCCGCGATGGCATCGAAGTCCAAGAAGGTCTCCTTCATCGGCGGCATGGACATCCCGCTGATCCGCAAGTTCGAATGCGGCTATGTCGGCGGTGCCAAGGCCGCCGGCGCGACCGAAGTCATCCAGAACATGACCGGCGACACGCCTGCTGCCTGGAACGATCCGGCCAAGGGCGGTGAAATCGCCAAGACGCAGATCGACCAGGGCTCCGACGTGGTCTATGCCGCAGCTGGCGGCACCGGCGTCGGCGTGCTGCAGGCGGCGGCTGATGCCGGCAAACTCGGCATCGGCGTCGATTCCAACCAGAACGGCCTGCAGCCCGGCAAGGTGCTGACCTCGATGATGAAGCGCGTCGACGTTGCCGTCTACACCGCCTTCATGGACGGCAAGAACGGCACCTTCAAGGGCGGCCTCGAGAACCTCGGCCTCAAGGAAGGCGGCGTCGATTATGCCATGGACGACAACAACAAGGCGCTGGTGACCGACGAGATGAAGGCCGCCGTCGAAAAGGCCAAGGCCGACATCATCGCCGGCAAGATCCAGGTGCACGACTATACGGCCGACAACGCCTGCCCATATTGA
- a CDS encoding ABC transporter permease, whose amino-acid sequence MSTPYAKLPAWADYGLIPLINLSVAFIVAGFVVLLVGENPFRAAVILVEGAFGKGTGIAFTLFYATTFIFTGLSVAVAAHCGLFNIGTEGQAYIAGLGIAIVCLSFDSVLPWWLTFPLAIAASALVGALWALIPAYLQARRGSHIVITTIMFNFIAASIMVYLLVGPLKPAGSQAPQTRNFLAGAELPKLNWIIELFGAKIRSAPLNVTFLLALVMAFLVWLLIWRTRLGYEMRTYGHSPKAARYAGISETRIIITAMMISGALAGMMALNPVMGDQHNVAIDFVSGAGFVGIAVALMGRLHPVGIVLAAILFGMLYQGGAELAFEMPAISRDMIVIIQGLVILFAGALEHMFRPYIQALFASFSPRSVGMEAVKGKGA is encoded by the coding sequence TTGAGCACGCCTTACGCCAAATTGCCGGCCTGGGCCGATTATGGGCTGATCCCGCTGATCAACCTGTCTGTGGCCTTCATCGTCGCCGGCTTCGTCGTGCTTCTGGTCGGCGAGAATCCGTTCCGTGCCGCCGTCATCCTGGTCGAGGGTGCCTTCGGCAAGGGGACAGGCATCGCCTTCACCCTGTTCTATGCCACCACCTTCATCTTCACCGGGCTTTCGGTGGCGGTGGCGGCGCATTGCGGCCTCTTCAACATCGGCACCGAGGGACAGGCCTACATTGCCGGTCTCGGCATCGCCATCGTCTGCCTGTCCTTCGACAGCGTGCTGCCCTGGTGGCTGACCTTCCCGCTGGCCATCGCCGCGTCGGCGCTGGTGGGCGCCTTGTGGGCGCTGATCCCCGCCTATCTGCAGGCCAGGCGCGGCTCGCACATCGTCATCACCACCATCATGTTCAACTTCATCGCCGCCTCGATCATGGTCTACCTGCTGGTCGGGCCGTTGAAGCCGGCCGGGTCGCAAGCCCCGCAAACCCGCAACTTCCTCGCCGGCGCCGAACTGCCGAAGCTCAACTGGATCATCGAACTGTTCGGCGCCAAGATCCGTTCGGCACCGCTCAACGTCACCTTCCTGCTGGCGCTGGTCATGGCCTTCCTGGTCTGGCTGCTGATCTGGCGCACCAGGCTCGGCTACGAGATGCGCACCTATGGCCACAGCCCCAAGGCGGCGCGCTATGCCGGCATCTCGGAAACCCGCATCATCATCACCGCGATGATGATCTCGGGCGCGCTGGCCGGCATGATGGCGCTCAATCCGGTGATGGGCGACCAGCACAATGTCGCCATCGACTTCGTCTCCGGCGCCGGTTTCGTCGGCATTGCCGTGGCGCTGATGGGGCGCCTGCATCCGGTCGGCATCGTGCTGGCGGCGATCCTGTTCGGCATGCTCTATCAGGGCGGCGCCGAACTCGCCTTCGAGATGCCGGCGATCAGCCGCGACATGATCGTCATCATCCAGGGGCTGGTGATCCTGTTCGCCGGCGCGCTCGAACACATGTTCAGGCCCTATATCCAGGCGCTGTTCGCCTCGTTCAGTCCGCGGTCGGTCGGCATGGAAGCGGTCAAGGGAAAGGGTGCCTGA
- a CDS encoding purine-nucleoside phosphorylase produces MTEKAVDHLIERLDGLAPSTALVLGSGLGGLVDRIEHPVRVSYADLPGFPRSGVSGHAGEVVAGLFAGTPVLMLSGRAHYYEHGNAAAMRPVLEVLAGIGITKLILTNAAGSVDPDMLPGSVMLITDHINFSGTNPLIGEPSDRRFVGLTEAYDAGIRKAIERAAKATGTVLHKGVYMWFSGPCFETPAEIRMARIMGANAVGMSTVPEVILARFLGLRVAACSVITNLAAGMTGAELSHQETKDMAPVGGSRLATVLHRVFRDGLLES; encoded by the coding sequence ATGACCGAAAAGGCGGTGGACCATCTTATCGAAAGGCTGGACGGCCTGGCGCCGTCGACGGCGCTGGTGCTGGGTTCGGGCCTCGGCGGCCTTGTCGACCGGATCGAGCACCCGGTCCGCGTCTCCTATGCCGACCTGCCTGGCTTTCCCAGGAGCGGCGTCAGCGGCCATGCCGGTGAGGTGGTAGCGGGACTGTTTGCCGGCACGCCGGTACTGATGCTGTCCGGCCGCGCCCACTACTACGAGCATGGCAACGCGGCGGCGATGCGCCCGGTGCTGGAAGTGCTCGCCGGCATCGGCATCACGAAACTGATCCTCACCAATGCCGCCGGTTCAGTCGATCCCGACATGTTGCCGGGATCGGTGATGCTGATCACGGACCACATCAATTTCTCGGGCACCAACCCTCTGATCGGCGAACCGAGCGACCGCCGCTTCGTCGGCCTGACCGAAGCCTATGATGCCGGCATCCGCAAGGCCATCGAGCGCGCCGCGAAGGCGACCGGCACCGTGCTGCACAAGGGCGTCTATATGTGGTTTTCCGGCCCCTGTTTCGAAACGCCGGCCGAAATCCGCATGGCGCGCATCATGGGCGCCAACGCCGTCGGCATGTCGACGGTGCCGGAAGTCATTCTCGCCCGCTTCCTTGGCCTGCGCGTCGCCGCCTGTTCGGTCATCACCAATCTGGCCGCCGGCATGACCGGAGCCGAGCTTTCACACCAGGAGACCAAGGATATGGCGCCAGTCGGCGGGTCGCGGCTGGCAACGGTCCTGCACAGAGTGTTCCGCGACGGGCTGCTGGAAAGCTGA
- the cdd gene encoding cytidine deaminase: MSHDLFEAARTAMAKAYAPYSKFPVGAALRTEDGRVFTGANIEVASYPEGWCAETTALGHYVMAGGGKIVEIAVLAERMAKCSPCGGCRQRLAEFCRPDTKLYLCDNTGVVETVTMGDMLPYGFRGDILK; encoded by the coding sequence ATGTCGCATGATCTGTTCGAAGCGGCCAGAACCGCCATGGCCAAGGCCTATGCGCCCTATTCGAAATTTCCGGTGGGTGCCGCCTTGCGCACCGAGGACGGACGCGTCTTCACCGGCGCCAACATCGAGGTTGCCTCCTACCCGGAGGGCTGGTGCGCCGAGACGACAGCGCTTGGCCACTACGTCATGGCTGGCGGCGGCAAGATCGTCGAAATCGCCGTCCTTGCCGAACGCATGGCCAAATGCTCGCCTTGCGGCGGCTGCCGCCAGCGGCTGGCCGAGTTCTGCCGGCCGGACACAAAACTCTACCTCTGCGACAATACCGGCGTCGTCGAGACCGTGACCATGGGCGACATGCTGCCCTATGGTTTTCGCGGCGATATCTTGAAATGA
- a CDS encoding GNAT family N-acetyltransferase: MTEHDVEAVVRLRAAAFFEGSARTPDEDTAGLGMLLAGNGFEAGLVARIGGIAVGTCLLVRHELEPAHELTPWLAGLVVDHDHRNKGIGRALVAAIEAHAASIGVERLYLYTWEARDFYAGLGWVVVEALEQDGHPMLLMARELGL; the protein is encoded by the coding sequence ATGACCGAGCACGACGTCGAGGCGGTGGTACGATTGCGTGCTGCCGCATTTTTCGAGGGCAGCGCAAGGACACCGGACGAGGACACCGCCGGGCTCGGCATGCTGCTGGCCGGGAACGGCTTCGAGGCGGGGCTTGTCGCCCGGATCGGCGGCATTGCGGTCGGGACCTGCCTGCTGGTTCGCCACGAGTTGGAACCCGCGCATGAGCTGACGCCATGGCTGGCCGGATTGGTCGTCGATCATGACCACCGCAACAAGGGAATCGGTCGCGCGCTGGTCGCGGCCATCGAAGCGCATGCGGCGTCGATCGGCGTGGAGAGGCTCTACCTCTATACCTGGGAAGCGCGTGATTTCTACGCAGGGCTCGGCTGGGTAGTGGTCGAGGCGCTCGAGCAGGACGGTCACCCAATGCTGCTGATGGCGCGCGAACTCGGCCTATAA
- the msrA gene encoding peptide-methionine (S)-S-oxide reductase MsrA, protein MFFLSDMLNRKLNLPKPSEALPGRARSIATAPRHFVSKRPLKGPYPDGLETAMFGLGCFWGAERLFWQTEGVWVTAVGYAGGITPNPTYQETCTGLTGHAEVVLVVFDPETVSYADLLRLFWESHDPTQGMRQGNDVGTVYRSAIYTSGDAQFQAARASREAYQASLRSAGHGGITTEIAPAPAFYFAEADHQQYLAKNPHGYCNLKGTGIACAVPSATS, encoded by the coding sequence ATGTTCTTTCTGAGCGACATGCTGAACCGGAAACTCAATCTGCCGAAGCCGTCCGAGGCGCTGCCCGGCCGCGCCAGGTCGATCGCGACCGCGCCCAGGCACTTTGTTTCGAAACGGCCGCTCAAGGGCCCCTATCCCGATGGGCTTGAGACGGCGATGTTCGGGCTCGGCTGCTTCTGGGGCGCAGAGCGCCTGTTCTGGCAGACCGAAGGTGTCTGGGTCACGGCTGTCGGCTATGCCGGCGGCATCACGCCCAACCCGACCTATCAGGAAACCTGCACCGGCCTGACCGGCCATGCCGAAGTGGTGCTGGTCGTCTTCGACCCGGAAACCGTCTCCTATGCCGACCTTCTGCGGCTGTTCTGGGAAAGCCACGACCCGACCCAAGGCATGCGCCAGGGCAATGATGTCGGTACCGTCTACCGCTCCGCGATCTATACATCGGGCGATGCGCAATTCCAGGCGGCGCGCGCTTCGCGCGAGGCCTACCAGGCCTCGCTGCGGAGTGCCGGCCACGGCGGTATCACCACCGAGATCGCGCCGGCGCCCGCCTTCTATTTCGCCGAAGCCGACCATCAGCAATATCTGGCGAAAAACCCTCACGGCTACTGCAACCTCAAGGGCACCGGCATCGCCTGCGCCGTGCCGTCCGCCACCTCCTGA